From a region of the Gemmatimonas sp. genome:
- a CDS encoding TIGR00730 family Rossman fold protein yields the protein MGAFTRSDPWRVMRITSEFVEGFDALSEVHKGVTIFGSARTGPDDPQYVAAQETARLLAVQGFSIITGAGPGIMEAANKGAKQGGGHSVGCNIELPFEQGANPYVDTLVNFRYFFVRKTMFIKYSNAFIIFPGGFGTLDELFEALTLIQTGKIYQFPVILFGRHYWAGLVRWITSRLVGEGKISPGDLDLLLLTDDPAEAAQAVIDAHEAQTAAKNAEN from the coding sequence ATGGGCGCGTTCACGCGCTCCGATCCGTGGCGGGTCATGCGGATTACGTCGGAGTTCGTGGAAGGCTTCGATGCGCTGTCCGAGGTCCACAAGGGCGTGACGATCTTCGGGTCGGCGCGCACCGGGCCGGACGATCCGCAGTATGTCGCGGCGCAGGAAACGGCACGGTTGCTCGCGGTGCAGGGATTTTCGATTATCACCGGCGCCGGGCCTGGCATTATGGAGGCCGCCAACAAAGGCGCCAAGCAGGGCGGCGGTCACTCGGTAGGCTGCAACATCGAATTGCCCTTCGAACAGGGCGCCAATCCCTATGTCGACACGTTGGTGAACTTTCGCTACTTCTTCGTGCGAAAGACGATGTTCATCAAGTATTCGAATGCGTTCATCATCTTTCCCGGTGGCTTCGGCACGCTCGACGAACTGTTCGAAGCGTTGACGCTCATTCAGACCGGCAAGATCTATCAGTTCCCGGTCATTCTATTCGGTCGGCACTATTGGGCCGGACTGGTTCGATGGATCACGTCACGCTTGGTCGGCGAAGGGAAGATCTCGCCCGGGGACCTCGATCTGCTGCTCCTCACTGATGATCCGGCGGAAGCCGCGCAGGCCGTGATTGACGCCCACGAGGCGCAGACGGCTGCCAAAAACGCGGAGAATTAA
- a CDS encoding SDR family oxidoreductase, translating to MSEFTDRVVFITGGASGIGAASARAFAAQGAHVVVGDVQLERAELIVREVGGLAVPCDVRDDAMIAAAIARTVAKFGALDIAINAAGVGGAEVRTAEYPPDVWDAVIDINLTGVWRSMRHEIPVMLAAGRGTIVNVASVAGLGGFPRHSAYSASKHGVVGLTRTAALEYGRKGIRINALCPGFTLTPMVQSMLDAGLPESELTARVPLGRLGTAEEMADTVLYLCSSASAFMVGHALAVDGGLTAG from the coding sequence ATGTCTGAATTCACCGATCGAGTTGTCTTCATCACCGGCGGCGCCTCCGGTATCGGCGCGGCCTCAGCACGTGCCTTCGCCGCGCAGGGCGCGCACGTGGTGGTGGGCGATGTGCAACTCGAACGCGCCGAGCTCATAGTACGTGAGGTCGGTGGACTTGCCGTGCCCTGCGACGTGCGCGATGATGCCATGATCGCGGCCGCCATCGCGCGTACCGTCGCGAAGTTCGGTGCGCTCGACATCGCGATCAACGCCGCTGGTGTCGGCGGCGCCGAGGTGCGCACGGCCGAGTATCCGCCGGATGTGTGGGACGCCGTGATCGACATCAACCTCACGGGCGTATGGCGATCCATGCGTCACGAGATTCCCGTGATGCTCGCGGCGGGACGCGGCACCATCGTGAACGTCGCGTCGGTGGCCGGCCTGGGCGGCTTTCCTCGGCACTCGGCCTACTCGGCCAGCAAGCACGGTGTCGTTGGGCTCACGCGCACGGCCGCCCTGGAGTACGGACGCAAGGGGATTCGTATCAACGCGCTGTGCCCCGGTTTCACCCTCACGCCAATGGTGCAAAGCATGCTCGACGCCGGGCTCCCCGAAAGCGAACTCACGGCGCGTGTGCCACTCGGCCGACTTGGCACCGCCGAGGAGATGGCCGACACCGTGCTCTACCTGTGCAGCTCAGCCAGCGCGTTCATGGTCGGACACGCGTTGGCGGTCGACGGCGGATTAACGGCCGGGTAG
- a CDS encoding alpha/beta hydrolase, translated as MPLLLAHGFGCDQAMWRRIVPAFTDDYKVVLFDHIGAGRSDLSAYSAERHASLDGYASDVLEICAALDLQDVVFVGHSVSATVGMLAAIREPARFSRLVLIGPTPCYLNDGPYQGGFERADLLGLLDMMEKNYFSWAGTLAPMIGGADNPAEDVAELQESFCATDPVIARQFAKATFLSDYRGVVPSVAVPTLIMQCASDAIAPERVGRYLAERLPTATLHLMEATGHCPHLTHPAETIAVIRRYLAEPAATWPVPMPSRAR; from the coding sequence GTGCCTCTTCTGCTGGCGCACGGCTTCGGCTGCGATCAGGCAATGTGGCGCCGCATCGTCCCCGCATTTACGGACGACTACAAGGTTGTTCTGTTCGATCACATCGGCGCTGGCAGGTCTGACCTCAGCGCCTACTCGGCCGAGCGACACGCGTCGCTCGACGGCTATGCAAGCGATGTGCTCGAGATCTGTGCCGCGCTGGACCTTCAGGATGTCGTGTTCGTTGGACATTCGGTGAGCGCAACCGTGGGAATGTTGGCGGCCATTCGCGAGCCCGCCCGCTTCTCCCGCCTGGTCCTGATCGGACCGACGCCGTGCTATCTGAACGACGGACCATACCAGGGAGGATTCGAGCGAGCCGATCTTCTTGGTCTGCTCGACATGATGGAGAAGAACTATTTCAGTTGGGCCGGAACGCTCGCCCCCATGATCGGCGGCGCTGACAATCCGGCCGAGGACGTCGCTGAATTGCAGGAGAGTTTCTGTGCCACGGACCCCGTCATCGCGCGACAATTTGCCAAAGCGACGTTCCTCTCGGACTATCGCGGGGTCGTTCCGTCGGTGGCGGTGCCGACGTTGATCATGCAGTGTGCCAGCGATGCGATCGCTCCGGAGCGCGTCGGACGCTACCTCGCGGAACGTCTGCCGACGGCAACGCTGCACTTGATGGAGGCGACCGGACACTGTCCACACCTCACGCACCCTGCGGAGACGATTGCCGTGATCCGACGCTATCTCGCGGAGCCGGCGGCGACATGGCCCGTGCCGATGCCTTCCAGAGCCCGGTGA
- a CDS encoding zinc-dependent alcohol dehydrogenase family protein produces MKRAEYTARGSVPQDVIECVDRETPTPKAGEVLIEMLAAPINPSDVLTLTGQYGLLPPLPAIGGNEGIGQVAALGDGVTSVAVGQRVLLPVGAGSWASHLIAPAAKLMPLPPIGDPLQLAMMTVNPPTASLLLSEFVSLSAGDWVIQNAANSGVGEYVIQLAKRRGFRTVNVVRRQDAIAPLQALGGDVVLVDGPDLATRVAEATDNAKIRLGFDCVGGSATDRIARSLAIGGTVVNYGALSGEACKIAPGSFVFRDVTLRGFWLAFWFRNATVEQQRALFGEIATLIATGALAATVQEAFPLARIKDAVAAAASGGRRGKILLVP; encoded by the coding sequence ATGAAGCGTGCCGAATACACCGCTCGCGGCTCCGTGCCGCAGGACGTCATCGAATGCGTCGACCGCGAGACGCCGACGCCGAAGGCGGGTGAAGTCCTGATCGAGATGCTGGCGGCGCCGATCAATCCGTCGGATGTGCTCACGCTGACGGGCCAATACGGGCTGCTGCCGCCGCTGCCGGCGATTGGCGGCAACGAAGGGATTGGCCAAGTGGCGGCCCTCGGCGACGGCGTCACTTCGGTCGCGGTGGGACAGCGCGTGCTGTTGCCCGTCGGTGCTGGCTCGTGGGCGTCGCATCTTATCGCGCCGGCGGCTAAGCTCATGCCGTTGCCGCCGATCGGCGACCCGCTGCAGCTGGCCATGATGACGGTGAATCCGCCCACGGCGTCGCTGCTGCTCTCCGAGTTCGTGTCGCTCTCCGCCGGCGACTGGGTCATTCAGAACGCGGCGAACAGCGGCGTGGGCGAGTATGTCATTCAGCTCGCCAAACGTCGCGGCTTTCGCACGGTGAACGTGGTGCGGCGCCAGGATGCGATCGCTCCGTTGCAGGCGCTCGGTGGCGACGTGGTGTTGGTGGACGGTCCCGACCTCGCTACGCGCGTGGCCGAAGCCACCGACAATGCGAAGATCCGCCTCGGCTTCGACTGCGTGGGCGGTAGCGCCACCGATCGGATCGCGCGGAGTCTGGCCATCGGTGGCACCGTGGTGAACTACGGTGCGCTCAGCGGCGAGGCGTGCAAGATCGCGCCGGGGTCTTTCGTGTTTCGCGATGTCACACTGCGCGGCTTCTGGCTCGCCTTCTGGTTTCGCAATGCCACGGTCGAGCAGCAGCGTGCACTTTTCGGCGAGATCGCGACGCTGATCGCCACGGGAGCGTTGGCTGCGACCGTTCAGGAAGCGTTTCCGTTGGCGCGTATCAAGGACGCCGTGGCGGCTGCGGCGAGCGGCGGTCGGCGCGGCAAAATTCTGTTGGTCCCGTAG
- a CDS encoding GreA/GreB family elongation factor yields MFQELIAKMAREVEKLSYELNVTLPFEIRKAVELGDLKENSEYKAALERQQFVQARLGQLTQRVTKLANIDIAQISADRVGLGSQVIVEDEETKSRETYELVFGDAGELQDGHVTMASPIGLALQGKAVGEQAIFKLPKKIRRLVIMELKTIHDRSADELA; encoded by the coding sequence ATGTTTCAGGAACTCATCGCCAAGATGGCGCGTGAAGTCGAGAAGCTCTCCTACGAGCTCAACGTCACGCTCCCCTTTGAAATCCGGAAGGCCGTCGAACTCGGCGACCTGAAGGAGAACAGCGAGTACAAGGCGGCACTGGAGCGTCAGCAGTTCGTGCAGGCGCGCCTTGGGCAACTCACGCAGCGCGTGACCAAGCTCGCGAATATCGATATTGCGCAGATCTCGGCCGATCGTGTGGGCCTGGGCAGCCAAGTCATCGTCGAAGACGAAGAGACCAAGTCCCGGGAGACGTACGAACTCGTGTTCGGCGATGCCGGCGAGCTGCAGGATGGTCATGTCACGATGGCGTCGCCGATCGGGCTGGCGCTGCAGGGCAAGGCCGTCGGCGAGCAGGCGATCTTCAAGCTGCCCAAGAAGATCCGTCGCCTGGTGATCATGGAACTGAAGACGATCCACGATCGCAGCGCCGACGAACTCGCCTGA
- a CDS encoding TonB-dependent siderophore receptor: protein MPTLFVLAAVVATAPLLQDSIRTPRTAADSAAAQALSAVRVSAERASRTQYRVTRTRSSTRTLTPLREVPQSITVLGPQVLRDLGLQTIARAMEYVPGVTMGQGEGHRDAPTIRGQSTTADFFVDGVRDDAQYFRDSYNVSQIEALKGANALAFGRGGGGGVINRVMKQAEWTPTRSGGLEAGSYDERRFTLDVGQAVTTQLAARLNALHEKSGSYRDFVEYEKSGFNPTVALLAGKIMIRAGVEHFVDRRTVDRGIPSANGRPSALDWRTFVGDPDRSRSTMTVDGAHLVAEYDNSHGLTLRTHSRAMKYDKFYQNVFASSAVNAGGTQVSLGAYSTGTDRRSLFNQSDLVYTSRHGIVRQTLVTGTEFSRQATDNVRLTGYFDNTSTSRTVPLAATTVASPVTFRASATDADNDAVVNVAAVFAQEQLHVGEHLQFVLGARYDRFAVRVRDHRTDAVTQRTDYLLSPRGGVVFTPSRTLSLYGSVGISSLPSAGDQFSSLSASSSTLKPEQFRNREVGLKWTPTEALELNSAWYRLDRTNSAAPDPSNAALLVQTGSQRTSGVEVGVTGAVTSRWNVVGGLAVQHARILNRTTAARAGASVPLVPRTTLSLWNKVRVFSHASLGAGVVHQGDRFAAVDNSVRLPAFTRLDGGLFVSLPRSLTMQANVENVLGRRYAATSHGNNNIMPGAPRTVRLSLSVLP from the coding sequence ATGCCGACCCTTTTTGTGCTAGCCGCCGTCGTGGCCACCGCGCCTCTCCTCCAGGACTCAATCCGCACGCCTCGCACGGCGGCGGACTCGGCAGCAGCTCAGGCGCTGTCGGCGGTCCGGGTGTCGGCCGAACGTGCCTCGCGCACGCAATACCGCGTGACCCGAACCCGCTCATCCACCCGCACCCTGACCCCGCTCCGGGAGGTGCCGCAGTCGATCACCGTGCTCGGTCCTCAGGTCCTGCGCGATCTCGGCCTGCAGACGATAGCTCGTGCCATGGAGTACGTGCCGGGCGTCACGATGGGGCAGGGTGAAGGGCATCGCGATGCCCCCACCATCCGCGGCCAAAGCACCACCGCCGATTTCTTCGTGGATGGCGTCCGCGATGACGCGCAGTACTTCCGCGACAGCTACAACGTGTCGCAAATCGAAGCGCTCAAAGGCGCCAATGCGCTCGCGTTCGGTCGGGGCGGCGGTGGTGGCGTGATCAACCGCGTCATGAAGCAGGCCGAGTGGACGCCGACGCGCAGCGGTGGCCTGGAAGCGGGCTCGTACGACGAGCGTCGCTTCACGCTCGATGTCGGACAGGCCGTCACGACGCAGCTCGCGGCGCGGCTCAACGCGCTGCACGAGAAGAGTGGCTCGTACCGTGACTTCGTTGAGTACGAAAAGAGCGGATTCAACCCCACGGTGGCCCTGCTCGCCGGCAAGATAATGATCCGCGCGGGTGTCGAGCACTTCGTCGATCGTCGCACGGTTGACCGCGGCATTCCTTCGGCGAACGGCCGTCCGTCTGCACTCGACTGGCGCACGTTCGTGGGCGACCCGGATCGCAGTCGATCGACCATGACCGTGGACGGCGCGCACCTGGTGGCCGAGTATGACAACAGCCACGGCCTTACGCTGCGCACGCACTCGCGCGCCATGAAATACGACAAATTCTATCAAAACGTATTTGCGTCGAGCGCGGTGAATGCCGGCGGCACGCAAGTCTCCCTCGGCGCGTACAGCACGGGCACCGACCGCCGCAGTCTGTTCAATCAGAGCGATCTCGTGTACACGTCGCGCCACGGCATCGTGCGGCAGACACTCGTGACGGGCACCGAGTTCAGTCGCCAGGCCACCGACAACGTGCGACTCACCGGCTACTTCGACAACACGTCGACCTCACGCACGGTGCCGTTGGCCGCGACGACGGTGGCATCACCCGTGACCTTCCGCGCCAGCGCGACCGACGCCGACAACGACGCCGTGGTCAACGTGGCGGCCGTGTTCGCGCAGGAGCAGTTGCACGTCGGTGAGCATCTGCAGTTCGTGCTCGGCGCGCGATATGATCGCTTCGCCGTGCGCGTGCGTGATCATCGCACCGATGCCGTCACGCAGCGCACGGACTATCTGCTCTCACCGCGCGGTGGGGTCGTGTTCACGCCAAGTCGCACGCTGTCGCTGTACGGCTCGGTCGGAATTTCGTCGCTGCCAAGTGCGGGCGATCAGTTCTCGTCACTCTCGGCGAGCTCGTCCACGCTCAAGCCTGAGCAGTTCCGCAACCGCGAAGTGGGCCTCAAGTGGACGCCAACTGAAGCGCTGGAGCTCAACAGCGCTTGGTATCGTCTCGACCGGACCAACAGCGCGGCGCCGGACCCGAGCAATGCGGCCTTGTTGGTGCAGACCGGTTCGCAGCGCACCAGCGGCGTCGAGGTCGGAGTCACGGGTGCGGTGACGTCGCGATGGAATGTGGTGGGTGGATTGGCGGTGCAACACGCGCGGATCCTGAATCGCACCACGGCCGCGCGCGCCGGTGCCTCGGTACCGCTGGTACCGCGCACCACCCTGTCGCTCTGGAACAAGGTGCGGGTCTTCTCACACGCCTCGCTGGGCGCTGGCGTGGTGCACCAAGGCGATCGCTTCGCGGCCGTCGACAACAGCGTGCGACTCCCGGCCTTCACGCGCCTCGATGGCGGACTCTTCGTGTCACTCCCGCGCTCGCTCACGATGCAGGCCAACGTCGAAAACGTGCTCGGCAGGCGCTATGCGGCCACGTCGCACGGCAACAACAACATCATGCCGGGGGCACCGCGCACCGTTCGGCTGTCCTTGTCCGTTCTGCCGTGA
- a CDS encoding alkaline phosphatase family protein yields MSDDTTVTTRLLLVVADGVRPDVLADEMDRGNLPAMSRLRERGALHTVSTSFPSVTGPAYAPFVMGRHPASVGMPGLRWFDRARSLPWSHAQARSYSGIDIWHVDGDLDPRSPTLYDLVQPSLAGLMMIARGATHGRVGRGIGWSLRAGWAHFRGDAHAWRRVEQAAVREFFRRFTRTRPLLSMLGILSPDKLSHAFGSDSAVVRTAIGDVDAAITRAQVIATAGGWADGLRIWVVGDHGHAPVSEHDDLHGWLSGRGHQVLAHPKLGTRGADVALMVGGNAMGHVYLEPARRLRAWWPSLTTRWQTTLDAMLDRPSTGLLAVAMGADTVRVFHQRDGVADIVRSHAGHDARWSYAPIDGDPLQLGGSLPELDANDAWLAGAASPYADALVQLSTLVPSPRAGDIVVSAASGWDLRSRYEPTPHVSTHGALLREQMLVPLLLDGPVTRLPQRTTDVVPSALDLLGVTTDVMFDGRSFFR; encoded by the coding sequence ATGTCTGATGATACCACCGTGACCACGCGACTGCTGTTGGTCGTGGCCGACGGCGTGCGCCCGGACGTCCTCGCCGACGAAATGGATCGTGGCAATCTCCCGGCGATGTCGCGTTTACGCGAGCGGGGAGCGCTGCATACAGTCAGCACGTCCTTCCCGTCCGTCACCGGTCCCGCGTATGCCCCGTTCGTCATGGGCCGGCATCCGGCGTCGGTGGGTATGCCGGGCCTGCGCTGGTTCGACCGGGCACGTTCGTTGCCCTGGTCGCATGCGCAGGCGCGCAGCTATTCGGGTATCGACATCTGGCATGTGGACGGCGATCTCGATCCACGCAGTCCGACGCTGTATGATCTGGTGCAACCGTCGCTGGCCGGGCTGATGATGATCGCGCGCGGCGCCACACACGGTCGCGTCGGCCGCGGCATAGGCTGGTCGCTACGCGCTGGCTGGGCGCACTTCCGCGGTGATGCACACGCGTGGCGTCGCGTAGAGCAAGCCGCCGTGCGCGAATTCTTTCGCCGTTTCACGCGGACGCGCCCGCTCCTGTCCATGCTCGGCATCCTGAGCCCCGACAAGCTCTCGCATGCGTTCGGCAGTGACTCTGCCGTGGTGCGTACGGCCATCGGTGATGTCGACGCGGCGATCACGCGTGCTCAGGTCATCGCGACGGCCGGCGGATGGGCCGATGGGCTACGCATCTGGGTCGTGGGCGACCACGGCCATGCGCCCGTCTCCGAGCATGACGACCTGCACGGTTGGTTGTCAGGACGCGGACATCAGGTGCTCGCCCATCCGAAGCTTGGTACGCGCGGAGCGGATGTCGCACTCATGGTCGGCGGTAACGCGATGGGGCACGTGTATCTCGAGCCGGCGCGCCGGTTACGCGCGTGGTGGCCTTCGCTGACGACACGTTGGCAGACAACCCTCGACGCAATGCTCGATCGGCCGTCCACTGGCTTGCTGGCGGTGGCGATGGGTGCGGATACCGTTCGCGTGTTTCATCAGCGCGATGGCGTGGCCGACATTGTGCGCTCGCATGCGGGGCACGACGCGCGCTGGAGCTATGCACCGATCGACGGTGATCCGTTGCAGCTTGGCGGCTCGCTACCAGAGCTCGACGCGAATGATGCATGGTTGGCTGGCGCCGCGTCGCCCTACGCCGATGCCCTCGTGCAACTTTCCACACTGGTCCCGTCGCCAAGGGCGGGTGACATCGTCGTGTCCGCCGCCAGTGGCTGGGACCTGCGCTCCCGCTACGAGCCGACGCCGCATGTGTCCACGCATGGCGCCCTGCTGCGCGAGCAGATGCTGGTGCCGCTGCTGCTTGATGGGCCGGTGACGCGCCTGCCGCAGCGTACCACCGACGTGGTGCCGAGTGCATTGGATCTGCTGGGGGTGACGACCGATGTTATGTTTGATGGGCGCTCCTTTTTTCGCTAG